In Bacteroides sp., the following are encoded in one genomic region:
- a CDS encoding class I SAM-dependent rRNA methyltransferase produces MQGKLKIILHPGKDGAIRRFHPWVFSGAIKKIEGEASDGMHADVFSHHGDYLGAGIYQDATIAIRILAFPPDRPERLDEAFWTGKLEKAFHLRKDSGLSVSKETNVYRLVHGEGDHLPGLIIDHYNGHLVIQVHATGMYYYLEAITGALKKIYGTELKSITDKSRETLPDTFWQGKTFYGNLFGETGLVEVMEYGHKFLIDIEKGQKTGFFIDQRENRKILGQYAAGRKVLNTFCYSGGFSVYGLQAGATEMHSLDSSARAIELTERNIALNFGEEPRHRSITQDSLQYLKHTDETYDVIILDPPAYAKHTHARHNALQGYKRLNLEAMRKIKPGGLLFTFSCSQVVDMPLFRGAVLAAAIESGRSIRILHQLNQPADHPVNIFHPEGEYLKGLVLKVE; encoded by the coding sequence ATGCAAGGAAAACTAAAAATAATATTGCATCCCGGCAAGGACGGGGCAATAAGGCGATTTCACCCCTGGGTTTTCAGTGGGGCTATCAAAAAAATTGAAGGTGAAGCCAGTGATGGCATGCACGCCGATGTGTTCAGTCATCATGGCGATTACCTGGGCGCCGGCATTTACCAGGATGCCACCATAGCCATTCGAATCCTGGCTTTCCCCCCGGACCGTCCAGAACGTCTGGATGAAGCCTTCTGGACAGGAAAACTTGAGAAGGCTTTTCATCTGCGCAAGGACTCCGGACTGAGCGTTAGCAAAGAAACCAATGTTTACCGCCTGGTGCACGGTGAGGGTGACCACCTGCCCGGACTCATCATCGACCATTACAACGGTCACCTGGTGATCCAGGTGCACGCCACGGGGATGTATTATTATCTGGAAGCCATTACCGGTGCCCTGAAGAAGATTTACGGGACTGAACTGAAAAGCATTACCGATAAAAGCCGGGAGACCCTTCCTGATACCTTCTGGCAGGGAAAAACCTTTTATGGCAATTTGTTTGGTGAAACCGGACTGGTGGAGGTCATGGAATATGGCCATAAGTTCCTGATCGACATTGAGAAAGGGCAAAAAACCGGCTTCTTCATTGATCAGCGCGAAAACCGGAAAATCCTTGGACAATATGCTGCTGGTCGCAAAGTGCTGAATACCTTTTGTTATTCCGGTGGATTTTCGGTATATGGCCTTCAGGCGGGGGCCACCGAAATGCATTCGCTCGACAGCTCGGCCAGGGCCATTGAACTGACCGAACGTAATATTGCATTGAATTTTGGTGAAGAACCCCGGCACCGCTCCATAACCCAGGATTCCCTGCAGTATCTGAAGCATACGGATGAGACCTACGATGTGATTATTCTGGATCCCCCTGCTTATGCCAAACACACTCACGCGCGCCACAACGCCCTGCAGGGCTATAAGCGCCTGAACCTGGAAGCCATGCGTAAGATCAAGCCTGGTGGACTGTTATTCACCTTCAGCTGCTCACAAGTGGTCGATATGCCACTCTTCAGGGGTGCAGTGCTGGCCGCGGCCATTGAATCGGGCAGGAGTATCCGCATCCTGCACCAGCTGAACCAGCCTGCCGATCACCCGGTAAATATTTTTCACCCGGAAGGAGAATACCTGAAGGGACTGGTGCTGAAAGTGGAATAA
- a CDS encoding glycoside hydrolase family 3 N-terminal domain-containing protein, which yields MRRFLIYFPFFVLFFIVPVSSQPLQPKGQLSAEDLASEMDFSTPWVDSVINSLSLEQRIGQLIMIAVHTDQGRDYYNLIERQIRDHKLGGVVFFKGGPVRQVQITNRLQAAATTPLLVAMDAEWGPAMRLDSVMAFPYHLTMGAIAGEGLVYEMGLEAGRQLSRLGVHMCFGPVVDVNTNPDNPVVNYRSFGESRFNVAQKGIAYMRGLQNAGVIASAKHFPGHGDTHTDSHHTLPLIDHSREELDSIHIYPFRRLIENGLQSVMVGHLEVPSIEAGRNLASSLSYNVISELLIKDLGFKGLVISDALNMRGVSDHFKSGDLELRALKAGNDLLLMPGNIPLAIHTIRDAVLSGDLEEEALNHKVRKVLYYKQKAGLDRFEKINPEHLIGDLNSSSVNVLNKRLAQAAVSLIRNQEEIIPVRNTEGKRIAVLSIGQDIGNPFQSMLGKYAELEQFSLPKNHNEAQTTDMLRRLREFELVVVGLHRNNHNLGRNYGISHGNIAFLSALTKRQAVIISVFANPYSLRAFGDIALEPDGLIVAYQDGQYFEEAAAQVIIGGLPAKGRLPVSIPPHFPVYKGIQTPENFRISFSEPEEAGIQAQYLNAIDSLARMGIDSMAYPGCQIAIVKDGKLFYHKAFGFHTYFNRQPVTLDDLYDLASVTKVVATTASVMRLTDEGKVNLQKNLGHYLPWLKKSDKEKIGLRDLLAHQGRLRPWIPFFNNTLEDGKPRDGIFSPDYSEEFPVKVADGLFIHQSFRDTLFGQIMESPLLRRRNYRYSDLGFIMLTELVERQSGLTLDQYVANTFYKPLGLRTITFNPLEKFPANRIVPSENDTLFRKQILRGYVNDPNAAMLGGVSGHAGLFSNALDLAVFMQMLLQGGEYAGHKYLDPTTVREFTRVQFAGNRNRRGLGFDKPAITPANGSPACHSASPLSYGHTGFTGTFVWVDPKENLVFVFLSNRTFPYPSNGKISELDIRINMQQAIYDAIEQSRPKVLSDLD from the coding sequence ATGCGCAGGTTTTTGATATACTTCCCCTTTTTCGTTTTGTTCTTCATAGTCCCGGTCAGTTCTCAGCCCCTTCAACCCAAGGGGCAGCTTTCCGCTGAAGACCTGGCTTCTGAAATGGATTTCAGCACCCCCTGGGTGGATTCCGTCATAAATAGTCTAAGCCTGGAGCAGCGCATCGGGCAATTGATCATGATAGCGGTACATACCGACCAGGGGCGCGACTATTACAACCTGATTGAGCGACAGATACGGGACCATAAGCTGGGCGGGGTGGTTTTTTTTAAAGGAGGGCCTGTCAGGCAGGTACAGATCACCAACCGGCTCCAGGCCGCAGCCACTACGCCTCTTTTGGTCGCTATGGATGCCGAATGGGGCCCTGCCATGCGCCTTGACAGTGTAATGGCATTTCCCTATCACCTCACCATGGGCGCCATTGCCGGAGAAGGCCTGGTATATGAAATGGGACTGGAAGCCGGCAGGCAACTCAGTCGGCTGGGGGTTCACATGTGCTTTGGACCGGTGGTGGATGTGAATACAAATCCGGACAACCCAGTAGTGAATTACCGCTCATTTGGCGAAAGCCGCTTTAATGTGGCTCAGAAAGGCATCGCCTATATGCGGGGCTTACAAAATGCAGGGGTTATCGCTTCCGCCAAGCATTTTCCCGGTCATGGCGACACCCATACCGATTCGCATCATACCCTTCCACTCATCGATCACAGCAGAGAAGAACTCGACTCCATTCATATTTACCCCTTTCGCAGGCTCATTGAAAATGGATTGCAATCCGTCATGGTGGGTCACCTGGAGGTTCCTTCCATTGAAGCTGGGCGGAATCTGGCTTCTTCCCTTTCCTACAATGTGATCAGTGAGCTCCTGATAAAAGACCTTGGCTTTAAAGGCCTGGTAATTTCGGATGCGCTCAACATGAGAGGGGTTAGCGACCATTTCAAGTCAGGCGATCTTGAATTGCGTGCCCTGAAGGCGGGCAATGACCTTCTGTTGATGCCCGGGAATATTCCCCTGGCCATTCATACCATTCGAGATGCTGTTCTTAGTGGTGATCTTGAGGAAGAAGCACTGAATCATAAGGTAAGAAAGGTGTTGTATTATAAGCAGAAGGCAGGCCTTGACCGTTTTGAAAAAATCAATCCGGAACATTTGATCGGGGACTTGAATTCCAGTTCAGTCAATGTGCTTAACAAACGGCTTGCACAGGCCGCTGTATCATTAATCCGGAACCAGGAAGAGATCATTCCCGTCAGGAATACCGAAGGAAAGCGGATTGCGGTGCTTTCGATTGGTCAGGATATCGGAAATCCATTCCAGTCGATGCTTGGAAAGTATGCTGAATTGGAGCAATTTTCGTTGCCCAAGAATCACAACGAAGCGCAAACCACGGATATGCTCCGTCGCTTGCGTGAATTTGAACTGGTGGTGGTGGGGCTTCACCGGAACAATCACAACCTTGGCAGGAATTATGGCATCAGCCATGGAAACATTGCTTTTCTGAGCGCCCTGACCAAGAGGCAGGCAGTCATTATTTCGGTCTTTGCCAATCCTTACAGCCTCCGTGCCTTTGGAGACATTGCCCTCGAGCCCGATGGCCTGATAGTGGCTTACCAGGATGGACAATACTTTGAGGAAGCTGCCGCACAGGTGATCATCGGGGGGCTCCCCGCCAAGGGCAGGCTGCCAGTATCCATCCCACCTCATTTCCCTGTTTATAAAGGCATTCAAACCCCTGAGAATTTCAGGATATCGTTTTCGGAGCCTGAAGAGGCAGGCATACAAGCTCAATACCTGAATGCCATTGACAGCCTCGCTAGGATGGGCATCGACAGCATGGCCTATCCGGGATGTCAGATAGCCATTGTGAAGGATGGAAAACTTTTTTACCACAAAGCTTTTGGCTTTCACACCTATTTTAACCGGCAGCCTGTGACCCTCGACGACCTTTACGACCTGGCTTCAGTGACCAAAGTGGTTGCTACTACGGCCTCGGTGATGCGTTTAACAGATGAGGGTAAAGTCAATCTGCAGAAAAACCTTGGACATTACTTGCCGTGGCTTAAAAAAAGTGACAAGGAAAAAATAGGTTTGCGTGATTTATTGGCTCACCAGGGCAGGTTGCGTCCCTGGATTCCATTTTTCAACAACACCCTTGAAGATGGGAAACCCAGAGATGGGATCTTCAGCCCGGATTATTCTGAAGAATTTCCCGTGAAGGTAGCCGATGGGCTTTTTATTCATCAATCTTTCCGCGATACGCTTTTCGGGCAAATCATGGAATCGCCCCTGCTCAGACGCAGGAATTACCGTTACAGCGATCTGGGGTTCATTATGCTGACCGAACTGGTTGAACGCCAAAGCGGGCTAACCCTGGATCAATACGTCGCCAACACATTTTATAAGCCGCTCGGCTTGCGAACGATCACCTTCAACCCCCTTGAGAAATTTCCTGCCAACAGGATCGTTCCCTCGGAGAATGATACCCTGTTTCGGAAACAAATCCTCAGAGGCTATGTCAATGATCCCAATGCGGCCATGCTTGGGGGTGTTTCGGGCCATGCGGGATTATTCTCCAATGCCCTGGATCTGGCAGTGTTTATGCAAATGTTATTGCAGGGCGGAGAATACGCTGGGCATAAATACCTGGATCCCACCACAGTCAGGGAATTTACGCGGGTTCAGTTTGCCGGGAACCGCAATCGGAGAGGCCTGGGGTTTGACAAGCCTGCCATCACCCCCGCCAACGGCAGTCCCGCTTGCCACTCTGCTTCACCCCTGAGCTACGGCCACACTGGCTTTACCGGAACCTTCGTATGGGTTGACCCTAAAGAAAATCTGGTATTTGTCTTCCTTTCCAACCGAACTTTCCCTTACCCTTCGAACGGAAAAATTTCGGAACTGGATATCAGGATCAACATGCAGCAAGCCATTTATGATGCCATTGAGCAATCGCGGCCAAAGGTATTATCTGATTTGGATTAG
- a CDS encoding MATE family efflux transporter, with translation MTTLQTPFSNTYRSIWKISYPIIIGLVAQNLMVVIDTAFLGRLGEVTLGAAAIGGLFYLTLVMFGAGFGIGLQIIIGRRNGAGRLRTIGRIFDHGLYFMVGLALLLIVFISLAAPALLERFINSPAILEQSLIFISYRRFGYFFGFLIMVFNSFYVGIVRTRMVSVATILMAVSNMILDYGLIFGNFGLPEMGIAGAALATNLAEFITFLFYLLWSFKNKCITSFRLLRFHKPKKRLYNDLLRLSIPVMFQHFISFSAWFIFFMILEQIGETALAASNITRSVYMLLMIPVWGLSSATTTLVSNIIGQGKSDEVMSMVKKILTISVVANLILIQSLIFFPRTVISFFTDSPELVEATLPLLRVITLSLTVFSVSMIIFSALSGTGKTGTALRIEVISIIVYLLFAFILAVGFDAPASGVWFVEVLYFSIIGIFAYIFLKHGTWKELVV, from the coding sequence ATGACAACTCTTCAAACCCCCTTCAGCAATACCTATCGCTCCATCTGGAAAATCTCCTACCCGATTATCATTGGTCTGGTGGCCCAGAACCTGATGGTTGTCATTGACACTGCTTTTCTGGGGCGCCTGGGAGAAGTCACCCTGGGAGCTGCTGCCATCGGGGGATTGTTTTACCTCACGCTGGTGATGTTTGGGGCGGGTTTTGGAATAGGTCTGCAAATCATCATCGGACGCCGAAACGGGGCAGGTCGCTTGCGGACCATCGGGCGAATCTTCGATCACGGCCTGTATTTCATGGTTGGGCTGGCCCTGTTGCTTATCGTTTTCATTAGCCTTGCCGCCCCTGCCCTGCTGGAACGCTTTATCAACTCGCCTGCCATCCTTGAGCAGAGTTTGATATTCATCAGTTACAGGCGTTTCGGGTACTTTTTCGGCTTCCTCATTATGGTGTTCAACTCCTTTTATGTAGGGATTGTGCGCACCCGTATGGTGTCGGTAGCCACAATCCTGATGGCAGTAAGCAATATGATCCTTGACTACGGACTAATCTTTGGCAATTTCGGACTGCCTGAAATGGGCATCGCAGGTGCCGCCCTGGCCACCAATCTGGCCGAATTCATCACTTTTTTGTTTTATCTGTTGTGGTCCTTTAAAAACAAGTGTATCACTTCCTTCAGGCTATTGCGTTTCCACAAGCCCAAAAAACGCCTCTACAATGACCTGTTGAGACTTTCCATCCCCGTGATGTTTCAGCATTTCATCTCCTTTTCCGCCTGGTTCATTTTCTTTATGATCCTGGAGCAAATCGGAGAGACTGCCCTTGCTGCTTCCAACATTACCCGAAGTGTATATATGCTGCTGATGATCCCGGTATGGGGGCTGAGTTCGGCCACTACTACCCTGGTTAGCAACATTATCGGACAGGGAAAATCAGATGAAGTGATGTCAATGGTCAAAAAGATCCTGACCATCAGTGTGGTTGCCAACCTTATTCTTATCCAGTCCCTGATTTTCTTTCCCCGCACGGTCATTTCCTTTTTTACCGACAGTCCAGAACTGGTGGAAGCCACCCTTCCCCTGCTGCGGGTCATTACCCTTTCGTTAACGGTTTTTTCGGTGAGCATGATCATATTCAGCGCCCTTTCGGGAACCGGTAAAACCGGCACAGCCCTCCGCATAGAGGTGATCTCCATCATTGTTTACCTGCTTTTCGCTTTCATCCTGGCAGTGGGTTTCGACGCCCCTGCAAGCGGGGTTTGGTTTGTGGAAGTATTGTACTTTTCCATTATCGGAATCTTCGCATACATATTTCTCAAGCACGGCACCTGGAAAGAACTGGTGGTTTAA
- a CDS encoding sensor histidine kinase, with protein sequence MKRRTIIIIHLLFWFYMINQALFPLYVGDLKKVDIATWNYLKDVGFSVFLSALTFYAVYFVFPLVYLLKQKFLAVLVMLTLIGLLTFTRFGISWIVFNHAGFFNASEMNYSFDWIWNELRVCLITGIYAVLIRFMIRAFEAQNIRNELVTQQQAGELALIKAKVNPHFLFNTLNNIYSLVYKKSDEAAEAVMKFSSIMRFVLSEANSETILLDKEIEYMKSYIELQKLRMNEPGYVVMNISGMTEKMIIAPMLLIPLVENAYKHGSRRHHPGIIINLIVENGRIDFGVLNYLKEGQTRAESQPGALGLDNIRRRLDLTYPGKHQFSITTESGQFFVKLIIEP encoded by the coding sequence ATGAAGCGGAGAACCATCATAATCATCCACCTGCTGTTCTGGTTCTATATGATCAACCAGGCCCTTTTCCCTTTGTATGTGGGTGATTTGAAAAAAGTGGATATTGCCACCTGGAATTACCTTAAGGATGTTGGTTTCTCGGTTTTTTTAAGTGCCCTTACCTTTTATGCCGTTTACTTTGTCTTTCCCCTGGTTTATTTACTGAAGCAAAAGTTTCTTGCTGTGCTTGTTATGTTAACCTTGATTGGGCTTTTGACCTTTACCCGATTTGGCATTAGTTGGATAGTCTTCAATCATGCCGGCTTTTTCAACGCCAGCGAGATGAATTATTCTTTTGACTGGATTTGGAATGAACTCAGGGTTTGTTTAATAACGGGCATTTATGCAGTGCTTATCCGTTTTATGATCCGGGCCTTTGAGGCACAAAATATTCGAAATGAACTGGTTACCCAGCAGCAGGCAGGTGAGCTTGCCCTGATCAAGGCCAAGGTGAACCCCCATTTTCTGTTTAACACCCTGAACAACATTTATTCGCTGGTTTACAAGAAATCGGACGAAGCAGCCGAGGCAGTCATGAAATTTTCATCCATCATGCGGTTTGTGCTGAGCGAGGCAAACAGCGAAACCATACTACTGGACAAGGAGATTGAGTACATGAAGAGTTATATTGAATTGCAGAAACTCCGTATGAATGAACCAGGGTATGTGGTTATGAACATCAGCGGAATGACGGAAAAAATGATCATTGCACCCATGTTGCTGATCCCGCTGGTTGAAAATGCCTATAAGCACGGGAGCCGGAGGCACCATCCGGGGATCATCATTAACCTCATTGTGGAGAATGGCCGGATTGATTTCGGGGTACTCAATTACCTGAAGGAAGGCCAAACCCGGGCTGAGAGCCAGCCGGGAGCTCTCGGCCTGGACAATATCAGGCGGAGACTCGATTTGACTTACCCGGGGAAACACCAGTTTTCCATTACAACAGAAAGCGGTCAATTTTTTGTGAAACTTATTATTGAACCCTGA
- a CDS encoding GNAT family N-acetyltransferase yields MFLNIPLIEWIGYLGSVVVAISLTMSSIIRLRWLNLAGSAVFSFYGFAIGSLPVGLLNLFIAFVNIYFLSSIYLRKDAYKLLSIQGDNPYISYFLDFYKAEIRKFFPDFEQNKHQMLEEREQPISLIILRNAAVAGLFLGNQQDGDVEVYLDFVIPEYRDMKPGKFLYEKNLNFFRRKGIKRLVSQVKNEKHLHYLKHMGFEEQDEKPEKKLLIKTIKN; encoded by the coding sequence ATGTTTTTAAACATCCCCTTGATTGAATGGATTGGTTACCTTGGATCGGTAGTGGTGGCCATCTCCCTTACCATGAGCTCCATCATCAGGCTGCGATGGCTTAATCTGGCGGGTTCAGCAGTCTTTTCCTTTTACGGCTTTGCCATTGGTTCGCTTCCGGTTGGCCTGTTAAACCTGTTCATTGCCTTTGTAAACATTTACTTCCTATCCTCTATTTATTTACGAAAGGATGCTTATAAACTGTTATCCATTCAAGGTGATAATCCCTACATCAGTTATTTCCTGGACTTTTACAAAGCTGAGATCAGGAAGTTCTTCCCTGATTTTGAGCAGAACAAGCACCAAATGCTGGAAGAAAGGGAGCAGCCCATTTCTCTTATCATTCTGCGAAACGCTGCGGTGGCAGGGCTTTTCCTGGGAAATCAACAGGATGGTGACGTTGAGGTTTACCTTGATTTTGTGATCCCAGAATACCGCGATATGAAGCCCGGGAAATTCCTTTATGAAAAAAACCTGAATTTTTTCAGGAGAAAGGGCATTAAACGCCTGGTGAGCCAGGTTAAGAATGAAAAGCACCTGCACTACCTCAAACATATGGGGTTTGAAGAGCAGGATGAAAAACCGGAAAAGAAATTGTTAATCAAAACAATTAAAAACTAA